The Halobacterium litoreum genome includes a region encoding these proteins:
- a CDS encoding DUF7310 family coiled-coil domain-containing protein, with protein sequence MTDEDFAARLRAVERAVTDSDAAVADLSEAAVVHDRLDEIEADLADLAERLDALDATVQSLHGYVGEIDHVNERVERRADAARAAVERLEDERRRTPRDDTERAHDTTGQPARRTPDTDRERPESDELPADLEAAVADSERPADGDDDASLFDRVRESL encoded by the coding sequence GTGACCGACGAGGATTTCGCAGCGCGACTGCGGGCGGTGGAGCGCGCGGTGACCGACAGCGACGCGGCGGTGGCCGACCTCTCCGAGGCGGCCGTCGTCCACGACCGCCTCGACGAAATCGAGGCGGACCTCGCGGACCTCGCGGAGCGCCTCGACGCGCTCGACGCGACGGTCCAGTCCCTGCACGGCTACGTCGGCGAGATAGACCACGTGAACGAGCGCGTGGAGCGCCGCGCTGACGCAGCGCGGGCGGCCGTCGAGCGACTCGAAGACGAGCGCCGACGCACACCGCGAGACGACACCGAGCGTGCGCACGACACGACCGGCCAACCCGCCCGACGAACCCCAGATACCGACCGAGAGCGCCCTGAAAGCGACGAACTGCCAGCCGACCTCGAAGCCGCGGTCGCCGACAGCGAGAGGCCCGCGGACGGAGACGACGACGCCTCCCTGTTCGACCGCGTCCGAGAGTCGCTGTGA
- a CDS encoding tubulin/FtsZ family protein has product MKAALIGVGQAGGKVSQALLEEDRRAGYDSIRGAFAVNTAKTDLEGLDIDSMLVGQERVKGHGVGADNELGAEVMKSDVREVMGELDGVVDPKTEAIFVVAGLGGGTGSGGAPVIVNELQRIYEIPVYALGILPGRDEGGIYQANAGRSLKTLVREADSTLLVDNDAWRKTGESVTEAYDAINERIARRISLLLAAGEGIEGVGESVVDSSEVINTLKSGNMSALGFASADAAADAGENINVITSTTRKALLTGMSVPETTEAGAALVVVAGDSDRIPRKGVEKARSWVEDETRSMQVRGGDFPLDSDNVAILVLLSGVARSDRIEAFMERAKEASEEVETEQQTENFQNDELDGLF; this is encoded by the coding sequence ATGAAAGCCGCCCTCATCGGCGTCGGGCAGGCCGGCGGGAAGGTATCCCAAGCGCTGCTCGAAGAAGACCGCCGCGCCGGCTACGACTCCATCCGCGGCGCGTTCGCAGTCAACACCGCCAAGACCGACCTCGAAGGCCTCGACATCGACTCGATGCTCGTCGGCCAAGAGCGTGTGAAAGGCCACGGCGTCGGCGCGGACAACGAACTCGGCGCGGAAGTGATGAAAAGCGACGTGCGGGAGGTCATGGGCGAACTCGACGGCGTCGTCGACCCCAAGACCGAAGCCATCTTCGTCGTCGCCGGGCTCGGCGGCGGCACCGGCTCCGGCGGCGCCCCCGTCATCGTCAACGAACTCCAGCGCATCTACGAGATTCCCGTCTACGCCCTCGGCATCCTCCCCGGCCGCGACGAAGGCGGCATCTACCAGGCCAACGCCGGCCGCTCCCTCAAGACCCTCGTCCGCGAAGCCGACTCCACCCTCCTCGTCGACAACGACGCGTGGCGCAAGACCGGCGAGAGCGTCACCGAAGCCTACGACGCCATCAACGAACGCATCGCCCGCCGCATCAGCCTCCTGCTCGCCGCCGGCGAAGGCATCGAAGGCGTCGGCGAGAGCGTCGTCGACTCCAGCGAAGTCATCAACACCCTCAAATCCGGGAACATGTCCGCGCTCGGCTTCGCGTCCGCCGACGCCGCCGCCGACGCCGGCGAGAACATCAACGTCATCACCTCCACCACCCGGAAAGCCCTCCTCACCGGCATGAGCGTCCCCGAAACCACGGAAGCCGGCGCCGCACTCGTCGTCGTCGCCGGCGACAGCGACCGCATCCCCCGAAAGGGCGTCGAGAAAGCCCGGTCGTGGGTCGAAGACGAAACCCGCAGCATGCAAGTCCGGGGCGGCGACTTCCCCCTCGACTCCGACAACGTCGCCATCCTCGTCCTCCTCTCCGGCGTCGCGCGCTCCGACCGCATCGAGGCGTTCATGGAACGCGCCAAGGAAGCCAGCGAAGAAGTCGAAACCGAACAACAGACCGAGAACTTCCAGAACGACGAACTCGACGGGCTCTTCTAA
- a CDS encoding alkaline phosphatase family protein: protein MGLFDRLRGSDAARVAFVGIDGVPYSLIRDEPETFPNLHDVIDEGTGGPIDSIVPPESSACWPSLTTGVNPGETGVYGFQDREVGSYETYVPMGRDVQATRVWDRVTDAGRDATVLNVPVTFPPQRNVQRMVSGFLSPGVDKGAHPEDVSSYLDSIGYRIDANAKLGHKADKTEFIDNAHETLDARQEAFLHYVEEDDWDLFFGVFMATDRVNHFLFKDYEEGGEYEREFLEFYEKVDEYIGELRDALADDVTLVVASDHGFTSEDYEVHLNQWLEDEGWLSYEDDDHDSLEDIHDDTKAYSFIPGRFYVNLEDREPRGSVPEHEYEDVRSELREKLLSLEGPEGRQVVDRVVDGDRVFDGAHDEIAPDLVAIPNHGFDLKAGFSGSEDVFTHGPRNGMHSFENATLVTDDPDVEVPGNTDLYDIAPTLLDQLDVQYDARDFDGDSLVQADD, encoded by the coding sequence ATGGGTCTGTTCGACCGACTCCGTGGGAGTGACGCCGCCCGGGTCGCGTTCGTCGGCATCGACGGCGTCCCGTACAGTCTGATTCGGGACGAACCCGAGACGTTCCCGAACCTCCACGACGTCATCGACGAGGGCACCGGCGGCCCCATCGACAGCATCGTGCCGCCCGAATCCAGCGCGTGCTGGCCGTCGCTCACGACGGGCGTCAACCCCGGCGAAACGGGCGTATACGGCTTCCAGGACCGCGAGGTCGGGAGTTACGAGACGTACGTGCCGATGGGCCGGGACGTGCAGGCGACCCGCGTCTGGGACCGCGTCACCGACGCCGGGCGCGACGCCACCGTGTTGAACGTCCCGGTGACGTTCCCGCCCCAGCGCAACGTCCAGCGCATGGTCTCCGGGTTCCTCTCGCCGGGCGTCGACAAGGGCGCCCACCCCGAGGACGTATCCTCGTACCTCGACTCTATCGGCTACCGCATCGACGCGAACGCGAAACTCGGGCACAAAGCGGACAAGACCGAGTTCATCGACAACGCCCACGAGACCCTCGACGCGCGACAGGAGGCATTCTTGCACTACGTCGAGGAGGACGACTGGGACCTCTTCTTCGGCGTGTTCATGGCGACCGACCGCGTGAACCACTTCCTGTTCAAGGACTACGAGGAGGGCGGCGAGTACGAGCGCGAGTTCCTCGAGTTCTACGAGAAGGTCGACGAGTACATCGGCGAGCTCCGGGACGCGCTCGCGGACGACGTGACGCTCGTCGTCGCTTCGGACCACGGGTTTACGAGCGAGGACTACGAGGTCCACCTGAACCAGTGGCTCGAAGACGAGGGATGGCTGTCCTACGAGGACGACGACCACGACAGCCTCGAAGACATCCACGACGACACGAAGGCGTACTCGTTCATCCCGGGGCGCTTCTACGTCAACCTCGAGGACCGCGAGCCCCGCGGGAGCGTCCCCGAACACGAGTACGAGGACGTGCGCTCTGAACTCCGCGAGAAACTGCTCTCGCTGGAGGGGCCGGAGGGCCGACAGGTCGTCGACCGCGTGGTCGACGGCGACCGCGTGTTCGACGGCGCGCACGACGAAATCGCGCCCGACCTCGTCGCCATCCCGAACCACGGCTTCGACCTGAAAGCCGGCTTCTCGGGGAGCGAGGACGTGTTCACGCACGGCCCCCGGAACGGCATGCACTCCTTCGAGAACGCGACGCTCGTCACCGACGACCCGGACGTCGAAGTGCCGGGGAACACCGACCTCTACGACATCGCGCCGACGCTCCTCGACCAACTCGACGTGCAGTACGACGCCCGCGACTTCGACGGCGACAGCCTCGTGCAGGCCGACGACTGA
- a CDS encoding DHH family phosphoesterase produces the protein MLPEVGSVPTPTLALVAGTVVAGGAGGYAINAVLRRRRTAATDEDFAQLRDTIAGLESVALVVPENPSVDALAASIGLRELCEEWGVSARVFAEGTVTSDDAKAFCNLFNLSLDVADDPLDDYDGAVAVGGGGTVPSFANRPPVVAVVRHRPAAVDHPLVVAGNEAGATSTIVARFIERADRTPEQDVATALLYGIRAGTREFRRVRSREDFQAASFLQEFADQGTIDALRAPGMSGETFDVIGDAIANRERRASFAVTNVGAVPAVSALEEAADTLLRLDGVSSAAAFGVHEDTVVTACRADDVRTSAMDVLSSAFDRTEALGGDADAATARVPLGLFSRVSAEQQQTLDELIDASTRKALFSSFEQA, from the coding sequence ATGCTCCCGGAGGTCGGCTCCGTCCCCACGCCCACGCTCGCGCTCGTCGCGGGCACCGTGGTCGCAGGGGGCGCGGGCGGCTACGCCATCAACGCCGTGTTGCGTCGCCGCCGGACAGCCGCCACTGACGAGGACTTCGCACAGTTACGCGACACCATCGCCGGCCTGGAGTCCGTCGCACTCGTCGTTCCCGAGAACCCCAGCGTCGACGCGCTCGCCGCCTCCATCGGTCTGCGCGAACTCTGCGAGGAGTGGGGCGTCTCCGCCCGCGTCTTCGCCGAAGGCACCGTCACCAGCGACGACGCCAAGGCGTTCTGTAACCTCTTCAATCTCAGTCTCGACGTGGCCGACGACCCCCTCGACGACTACGACGGCGCGGTCGCGGTCGGCGGCGGCGGCACCGTCCCGTCGTTCGCGAACCGGCCGCCCGTCGTCGCCGTCGTCCGCCACCGCCCCGCCGCCGTCGACCACCCGCTCGTCGTCGCGGGCAACGAGGCCGGCGCCACGTCGACAATCGTCGCGCGGTTCATCGAGCGCGCCGACCGCACCCCCGAACAGGACGTGGCGACCGCGCTCCTCTACGGCATCCGCGCCGGCACCCGCGAGTTCCGGCGCGTGCGCTCCCGCGAGGACTTCCAGGCCGCGAGTTTCCTCCAGGAGTTCGCCGACCAGGGGACCATCGACGCGCTCCGCGCGCCCGGCATGAGCGGCGAGACGTTCGACGTCATCGGCGACGCCATCGCCAACCGCGAGCGCCGCGCCAGTTTCGCCGTCACGAACGTCGGCGCCGTCCCCGCGGTGAGCGCCCTCGAGGAGGCCGCCGACACCCTCCTCCGCCTCGACGGCGTGTCGTCGGCGGCCGCGTTCGGCGTCCACGAGGACACCGTCGTCACCGCCTGTCGCGCCGACGACGTGCGGACGAGCGCGATGGACGTGCTGTCGTCGGCGTTCGACCGCACGGAGGCGCTCGGCGGGGACGCCGACGCCGCCACCGCGCGCGTGCCACTCGGCCTGTTCAGTCGCGTGAGCGCGGAACAACAACAGACCCTCGACGAACTCATCGACGCGAGCACGCGGAAGGCGCTGTTCTCGTCGTTCGAGCAGGCGTAA
- a CDS encoding inorganic diphosphatase: MTNLWEDLETGPDAPDVIYAVVECLKGERNKYEYDKDIPGVMLDRVLHSNVHYPSDYGFIPQSYYDDGDPFDVLVLVEDQTFPGCVIEARPVALMKMDDDGEKDDKVIAVPDEDPRYDHIQDLEDVSQQQLDEIEEFFETYKNLEAGKEVETLGYEDAAAAKDAIEHAQDLYAENFE; the protein is encoded by the coding sequence ATGACGAACCTCTGGGAAGACCTCGAAACCGGCCCCGACGCGCCCGACGTGATTTACGCCGTCGTGGAGTGTCTCAAAGGCGAACGCAACAAGTACGAGTACGACAAGGACATCCCCGGCGTGATGCTGGACCGCGTCCTCCACTCGAACGTCCACTACCCGTCGGACTACGGCTTCATCCCGCAGTCCTACTACGACGACGGCGACCCGTTCGACGTGCTGGTGCTCGTCGAGGACCAGACGTTCCCCGGCTGCGTCATCGAGGCGCGCCCGGTCGCCCTGATGAAGATGGACGACGACGGCGAGAAAGACGACAAGGTCATCGCGGTGCCCGACGAGGACCCGCGCTACGACCACATCCAGGACCTCGAAGACGTCTCCCAGCAGCAACTCGACGAGATCGAGGAGTTCTTCGAGACGTACAAGAACCTCGAGGCGGGCAAGGAAGTCGAGACGCTGGGCTACGAGGACGCCGCCGCGGCGAAGGACGCCATCGAGCACGCACAGGACCTCTACGCCGAGAACTTCGAGTAG
- a CDS encoding helix-turn-helix transcriptional regulator codes for MSEAQPETRTDVRDLTAFQKNILTVLVEEARYGLAIKRELEDYYGQEVNHGRLYPNLDDLVNKGLVEKSELDKRTNEYALTDDGFDAVVDDLEWSLSKFVVDDERREQVEALLAEN; via the coding sequence ATGTCAGAGGCACAACCCGAGACACGGACAGACGTCCGGGACCTGACTGCGTTCCAGAAGAACATCCTCACCGTCCTCGTCGAAGAGGCGCGCTACGGGCTCGCTATCAAGCGCGAACTCGAAGACTACTACGGGCAGGAAGTCAACCACGGCCGGCTCTACCCGAACCTCGACGACCTCGTCAACAAGGGTCTCGTCGAGAAGTCCGAACTCGACAAGCGCACGAACGAGTACGCGCTCACCGACGACGGCTTCGACGCCGTCGTCGACGACCTCGAGTGGTCCCTCTCGAAGTTCGTCGTGGACGACGAACGCAGAGAACAGGTCGAAGCGCTCCTCGCAGAGAACTAA
- a CDS encoding DUF7108 domain-containing protein: MTDLPEDAVEEAERLTRLARDAVDDNAADAYRERRDDLLAEHEFVARVREGDDTLVCYPSEWIDDEGTVRLGDVEDTDRAAEVSLAGPGEQGDYDDAAARNAELVERVREEHGDVHGDNAAAFADFMNNHYARPMDTASAHEREQFLAEFFPRNAWPSDEQRDAVEESLDLVDAVAET, from the coding sequence ATGACTGACCTACCCGAGGACGCAGTCGAGGAGGCCGAACGGCTCACGCGACTCGCGCGCGACGCGGTCGACGACAACGCCGCGGACGCCTACCGCGAGCGCCGCGACGACCTGCTCGCCGAACACGAGTTCGTCGCCCGCGTGCGCGAGGGCGACGACACGCTCGTCTGCTACCCGAGCGAGTGGATAGACGACGAGGGAACCGTGCGCCTCGGCGACGTCGAGGACACAGACCGTGCGGCCGAGGTGTCGCTGGCCGGCCCCGGCGAACAGGGCGACTACGACGACGCCGCCGCGCGAAACGCCGAACTCGTCGAGCGAGTGCGCGAGGAACACGGCGACGTCCACGGCGACAACGCCGCGGCGTTCGCGGACTTCATGAACAACCACTACGCGCGACCGATGGACACCGCGTCGGCCCACGAGCGCGAGCAGTTCCTCGCCGAGTTCTTCCCGCGGAACGCGTGGCCGAGCGACGAGCAACGCGACGCCGTCGAGGAGTCACTCGACCTGGTGGACGCGGTCGCCGAGACGTAG
- the rnhA gene encoding ribonuclease HI codes for MPVVECDVEAARVRLADAGATFSEGNSEYEQWHADLGDAHAVAYEDKLVVQGADPTDITAVVEPDRGGRVHVYFDGASRGNPGPAAVGWVLVSGDGIVAENGERIGRATNNQAEYEALIAALEAATEFGFDEAEIRGDSQLIVKQVKGAWNTNDPELREKRVRVRELLERFDDWTLTHVPREVNDRADELANDALDDD; via the coding sequence ATGCCGGTCGTCGAGTGCGACGTCGAGGCCGCACGCGTTCGCCTCGCGGACGCGGGCGCCACGTTCAGCGAGGGAAACTCCGAGTACGAACAGTGGCACGCCGACCTCGGGGACGCCCACGCCGTCGCCTACGAGGACAAACTCGTCGTGCAGGGCGCCGACCCCACGGACATCACGGCGGTCGTCGAACCCGACCGCGGCGGGCGCGTCCACGTCTACTTCGACGGCGCGAGCCGCGGCAACCCCGGCCCCGCCGCCGTCGGGTGGGTGCTCGTCTCCGGGGACGGCATCGTCGCCGAGAACGGCGAACGCATCGGGCGCGCCACCAACAATCAGGCCGAGTACGAGGCGCTCATCGCCGCGCTCGAAGCAGCCACGGAGTTCGGGTTCGACGAGGCCGAGATTCGCGGCGACTCCCAACTCATCGTCAAACAGGTGAAAGGCGCGTGGAACACCAACGACCCGGAACTCCGCGAGAAGCGCGTCCGCGTCCGCGAACTCCTCGAACGGTTCGACGACTGGACGCTCACGCACGTACCGCGGGAGGTAAACGACCGCGCCGACGAACTAGCCAACGACGCCCTAGACGATGACTGA
- a CDS encoding transcription initiation factor IIB codes for MTRSTRQRERETATEQEESEEGVRECPECGSDNLVKSSDRAELVCDDCGLVVEEEQIDPGPEWRAFNHQERQEKSRVGAPTTQTMHDKGLTTTIDWKDKDAYGRSISSKKRSQMHRLRKWQERIRTKDAGERNLQFALSEIDRMASALGVPRSVREVASVIYRRALKEDLIRGRSIEGVATSALYAACRKEGIPRSLEEISEVSRVERKEIGRTYRYISQELGLEMKPVDPKKYVPRFCSELELSEEVQSKANEIIETTAEKGLLSGKSPTGYAAAAIYAASLLCNEKKTQREVADVAQVTEVTIRNRYQEQIEAMGIHG; via the coding sequence ATGACACGGTCCACTCGCCAGCGGGAGCGAGAAACAGCGACAGAGCAGGAGGAGTCCGAGGAGGGGGTACGGGAGTGCCCGGAGTGCGGCTCTGACAACCTCGTGAAGAGTTCGGACCGCGCGGAACTGGTCTGTGACGACTGTGGTCTCGTCGTCGAGGAAGAACAGATAGACCCCGGTCCGGAGTGGCGCGCGTTCAACCACCAGGAACGACAGGAGAAGTCCCGCGTCGGCGCGCCGACGACGCAGACGATGCACGACAAGGGACTGACGACCACCATCGACTGGAAGGACAAGGACGCCTACGGCCGGTCTATCTCGTCGAAGAAGCGCTCGCAGATGCACCGCCTGCGCAAGTGGCAGGAACGCATCCGCACCAAGGACGCCGGGGAGCGCAACCTCCAGTTCGCGCTCTCCGAAATCGACCGGATGGCCTCCGCGCTCGGCGTACCGCGCTCCGTGCGCGAGGTCGCCTCGGTCATCTACCGGCGCGCGCTCAAGGAAGACCTCATCCGAGGTCGCTCCATCGAGGGCGTCGCCACGAGCGCGCTGTACGCGGCGTGCCGGAAGGAAGGCATCCCGCGCAGCCTCGAGGAGATTTCGGAGGTGTCCCGAGTCGAGCGAAAGGAAATCGGCCGAACGTACCGCTACATCTCCCAGGAACTCGGCCTGGAGATGAAACCGGTCGACCCGAAGAAGTACGTGCCGCGCTTCTGCTCGGAGCTCGAACTCTCCGAGGAGGTCCAGTCGAAAGCCAACGAAATCATCGAGACCACCGCCGAGAAGGGGCTGCTCTCCGGAAAGTCCCCGACCGGCTACGCCGCCGCAGCAATCTACGCTGCCTCACTGCTCTGCAACGAGAAGAAGACCCAACGCGAGGTCGCGGACGTCGCGCAGGTGACGGAAGTCACCATCCGGAACCGGTACCAGGAGCAGATCGAAGCGATGGGCATCCACGGGTAG
- a CDS encoding phosphoglycerol geranylgeranyltransferase: MTAPWADWDHVLKVDPDKSLVDGETFDDVCETGTDAIEVGGTLDVTTEKMQRVIDACRKHDVPLYQEPSNPAVVVDDAALDGYLVPVVMNAGDPFWITGAHKEWVRIAELDWERTTTEAYIVLNPAASVAEYTDADCDLDADDVRAYATVAERLLGQEIVYVEYSGTLGDPEVVAAAADGVDDATLFYGGGVGTYDAAYEMGQHADTVVVGDLLHDEGVDAVRETVEGVQDAHAEN, translated from the coding sequence ATGACTGCGCCGTGGGCCGACTGGGACCACGTCCTGAAGGTGGACCCGGACAAGTCGCTCGTGGACGGGGAGACGTTCGACGACGTCTGCGAGACGGGGACGGACGCCATCGAGGTCGGTGGGACGCTGGACGTGACGACGGAGAAGATGCAGCGGGTCATCGACGCGTGCCGAAAACACGACGTGCCCCTCTACCAGGAGCCGTCGAATCCCGCGGTCGTCGTGGACGACGCGGCGCTGGACGGCTACCTCGTGCCGGTCGTGATGAACGCCGGCGACCCGTTCTGGATCACCGGCGCGCACAAGGAGTGGGTGCGCATCGCGGAGTTGGACTGGGAGCGCACCACGACCGAGGCGTACATCGTGTTGAATCCGGCGGCGAGCGTCGCGGAGTACACGGACGCCGACTGCGACCTCGACGCCGACGACGTGCGAGCGTACGCGACGGTCGCCGAGCGCCTGCTCGGGCAGGAAATCGTCTACGTGGAGTACTCGGGGACGCTCGGCGACCCCGAGGTGGTGGCGGCGGCCGCCGACGGCGTGGACGACGCGACGCTGTTCTACGGCGGCGGCGTCGGCACGTACGACGCGGCCTACGAGATGGGGCAGCACGCGGACACCGTGGTCGTCGGGGACTTGCTCCACGACGAGGGCGTTGACGCCGTCCGGGAGACCGTCGAGGGCGTGCAAGACGCCCACGCCGAGAACTGA
- a CDS encoding ABC transporter permease — protein MSWLTYAARRTAFAAFTALLVVSLTFLVVRYAPNTDLTARLVGLDPDSQAAQEIRRQYRRAHGTTGTLAEQYVRYMTDVVTLDWGFSYEFDRPVADILAETLPRTLAYVVPGVVIAYTVGVLGGLASAYRGRVSDWTLRIAAYVGLGVPSIVLGIVVVKALAGEYPWLADPVWNTHPFLFRGSPSFRGTEPWRSVGWKYLLPAAVLAVGLVSGLFRHTRNNALSYKGSDTSKMLNAKGANQTVNARHALRNAALPLLSVSFAELMSVLALGAFVVETVFRIPGVAAYLQVAVYTRDFRLVVGAATVFALIGVVGSLAQDLLYGYLDPRVGE, from the coding sequence ATGTCGTGGCTGACGTACGCCGCCCGCCGCACCGCGTTCGCCGCGTTCACCGCGCTCCTCGTGGTCTCGTTGACGTTCCTCGTCGTGCGGTACGCACCGAACACCGACCTCACCGCGCGCCTCGTCGGCCTCGACCCCGACAGCCAGGCGGCACAGGAGATTCGCCGCCAGTACCGGCGAGCCCACGGGACGACCGGCACGCTCGCCGAGCAGTACGTCCGGTACATGACCGACGTCGTCACGCTCGACTGGGGATTTTCCTACGAGTTCGACCGCCCGGTCGCCGACATCCTCGCGGAGACGCTCCCGCGGACGCTCGCGTACGTCGTCCCGGGCGTCGTCATCGCGTACACCGTCGGCGTCCTCGGCGGCCTCGCGAGCGCGTACCGCGGCCGCGTCAGCGACTGGACGCTCCGCATTGCCGCCTACGTCGGCCTCGGCGTCCCGAGCATCGTCCTCGGCATCGTCGTCGTGAAAGCGCTCGCGGGCGAGTACCCGTGGCTCGCCGACCCCGTCTGGAACACGCACCCGTTCCTCTTCCGCGGGAGTCCGTCGTTCCGCGGCACCGAGCCGTGGCGGTCGGTCGGCTGGAAGTACCTCCTGCCCGCCGCCGTCCTCGCGGTCGGCCTCGTCTCGGGGCTGTTCCGGCACACCCGGAACAACGCCCTCTCGTACAAGGGGTCGGACACGTCGAAGATGCTCAACGCGAAGGGCGCAAACCAGACGGTGAACGCCCGGCACGCGCTGCGGAACGCGGCGCTCCCGCTGCTGTCGGTGTCGTTCGCGGAGTTGATGTCGGTGCTGGCGCTCGGCGCGTTCGTCGTCGAGACCGTCTTCCGCATCCCCGGCGTCGCCGCCTACCTGCAGGTCGCCGTCTACACGCGGGACTTCCGCCTCGTCGTCGGCGCGGCGACCGTGTTCGCGCTCATCGGCGTCGTCGGCAGTCTCGCTCAGGACCTGCTGTACGGCTACCTCGACCCCCGCGTCGGCGAGTAA
- a CDS encoding ABC transporter permease — protein sequence MSYAAFVARRGAFAVFAAFLVVSLTFGVVASVPNPELGAELAGAERSGATPAQLDRIEAQYYAEHGGRGGLVERYVDYVAGVATLDWGQSYEFDRPVVDVVADRLPYTLAYVVPGVLLSFVLGAAFGVAGAFGRDGLLDRGSRVVAYLAMGLPAFWVVHYLDVVHPWTLPWLSPARVVISASRRVSEVWAFSHPLRYVWPSLVLSLGLVAGLLQHSRAEALEYERAQFVKLLEAKGASRLRVARHVLRNAAIPILTLSFVEVLGILMLNVYIIEGVFAIPGLGTISLFAIENQDVPLVVGTTMVLVFIGIGGNFLQDLLYGYLDPGVDER from the coding sequence GTGAGCTACGCGGCGTTCGTCGCCCGCCGCGGCGCGTTCGCCGTGTTCGCGGCGTTCCTCGTCGTCTCGTTGACCTTCGGCGTCGTCGCCTCCGTCCCGAACCCGGAACTCGGCGCGGAACTGGCGGGCGCCGAGCGCAGCGGCGCGACGCCGGCCCAACTGGACCGAATCGAGGCGCAGTACTACGCGGAACACGGCGGTCGCGGCGGCCTCGTCGAGCGGTACGTCGACTACGTCGCGGGCGTCGCGACGCTCGACTGGGGGCAGTCCTACGAGTTCGACCGACCCGTCGTGGACGTCGTCGCAGACCGACTCCCGTACACGCTCGCGTACGTCGTGCCGGGCGTCCTGCTGTCGTTCGTGCTCGGCGCGGCGTTCGGCGTCGCCGGCGCGTTCGGCCGCGACGGCCTCCTCGACCGCGGGTCCCGCGTCGTCGCGTACCTCGCGATGGGGTTGCCCGCGTTCTGGGTGGTACACTACCTCGACGTCGTCCACCCGTGGACGCTGCCGTGGCTGTCGCCGGCGCGCGTCGTCATCAGCGCGTCGCGGCGCGTGAGCGAGGTGTGGGCGTTCTCGCACCCGCTGCGGTACGTGTGGCCGTCGCTCGTGTTGTCGCTGGGGCTGGTCGCCGGCCTCCTCCAGCACTCTCGCGCGGAGGCCCTGGAGTACGAGCGCGCGCAGTTCGTGAAACTCCTCGAAGCGAAGGGCGCGAGCAGACTCCGGGTCGCGCGACACGTCCTCCGGAACGCCGCCATCCCCATCCTCACGCTGTCGTTCGTCGAGGTGCTCGGCATCCTGATGTTGAACGTCTACATCATCGAGGGCGTGTTCGCCATCCCCGGACTCGGGACGATTAGCCTGTTCGCCATCGAGAACCAGGACGTGCCCCTCGTCGTCGGGACGACGATGGTGTTGGTGTTCATCGGCATCGGCGGGAACTTCCTCCAGGACCTCCTGTACGGCTACCTCGACCCCGGCGTCGACGAGCGTTAA